The following proteins are encoded in a genomic region of Phycisphaerae bacterium:
- the rpsQ gene encoding 30S ribosomal protein S17, producing the protein MTETATKSVTTRGQRRARVGVVVADARQKTVKIRLDLLVKHAKYGKYLKKQKIIHVHDEANVCKAGDVVEIAECRPISKTKSWRVARRVREAAAKK; encoded by the coding sequence ATGACGGAAACAGCGACTAAAAGTGTGACGACACGGGGTCAGCGCCGGGCGCGCGTCGGCGTTGTGGTGGCCGATGCCCGTCAAAAGACGGTGAAAATTCGGCTCGATCTGCTTGTCAAGCACGCGAAGTACGGCAAGTACCTGAAGAAACAGAAGATAATTCACGTTCACGACGAGGCGAACGTGTGCAAGGCCGGCGATGTCGTGGAGATCGCCGAATGTCGACCGATCAGCAAGACAAAGTCATGGCGTGTTGCCCGCAGGGTGCGAGAGGCCGCCGCAAAGAAATAG
- the rpmC gene encoding 50S ribosomal protein L29, whose product MKIADLRELKIDELHMELDRLRRHLFDLRSQAVTEKLEDSSQLGKTKRDIARVLTVLHERGEENIEQKQYHMESVGQR is encoded by the coding sequence ATGAAGATCGCGGACCTTCGAGAACTGAAGATTGACGAACTGCACATGGAACTGGATCGCCTCCGGCGACACCTCTTCGATTTGCGCAGCCAGGCCGTTACGGAAAAGCTCGAGGACTCGTCGCAGCTTGGCAAGACGAAGCGAGACATTGCCCGGGTGCTGACCGTTCTTCATGAGCGTGGCGAAGAAAATATTGAGCAGAAGCAGTATCACATGGAGTCGGTCGGACAACGATAG
- the rplP gene encoding 50S ribosomal protein L16, which translates to MSLMPSRVKYRKQHRGKIRGVATRGNKVSYGDFGLQVLTEGWITARQIEAGRMAASHFLQRQGRVFIRIFPQKSVSAKPLETRMGKGKGEVDHWVAVVKSGTVIFEIGDVEEKVARDALTRVAHKMPMRCRFVTRRHSL; encoded by the coding sequence ATGTCATTGATGCCGTCTCGAGTCAAGTATCGCAAGCAGCACCGCGGCAAGATCCGTGGCGTGGCGACGCGCGGCAACAAAGTGTCGTACGGTGATTTTGGCCTTCAGGTGCTCACTGAAGGTTGGATCACGGCTCGACAGATTGAGGCGGGCCGAATGGCTGCGTCGCACTTCCTGCAGCGTCAGGGGCGCGTCTTCATTCGAATCTTCCCGCAGAAGAGCGTCTCGGCTAAACCGCTCGAAACGCGAATGGGCAAGGGCAAGGGTGAAGTTGATCACTGGGTCGCGGTTGTGAAGTCCGGTACGGTCATCTTCGAAATCGGAGACGTGGAAGAAAAGGTGGCTCGCGACGCACTGACCCGCGTTGCCCACAAGATGCCGATGCGATGTCGCTTCGTGACGAGACGGCACAGTCTTTAA
- the rpsC gene encoding 30S ribosomal protein S3: MGQKVHPIGFRIGVTEDWRSRWFAPKAAFAEFLIEDQKIRRLIQKRLNDTPPFAGVAKIEIERTRDEVKVFLSTARPGMVIGPKGAEVDKLREVIEEMIDRKVSINIKEIKNPDLNAQLMALDIASQLKRRTSFRRAVKMHVDAGMAAGALGVKIIIKGRLGGAEMSRVEQQKRGSIPAQTLQAHVDYGFAEAYTTYGAIGVRVWIYKGQYGEEVEETEPVRRTGRRARA; encoded by the coding sequence ATGGGACAGAAAGTTCATCCAATCGGGTTCCGAATCGGCGTCACCGAGGACTGGCGTTCGCGCTGGTTCGCGCCGAAGGCGGCGTTCGCCGAGTTTCTGATTGAAGATCAGAAAATCCGCCGTCTGATTCAGAAACGCTTGAACGACACGCCGCCGTTCGCGGGCGTCGCCAAGATCGAAATCGAGCGCACCCGCGACGAGGTCAAAGTCTTCCTCTCGACGGCGCGGCCGGGCATGGTCATCGGCCCCAAGGGCGCCGAAGTGGACAAACTTCGCGAAGTCATCGAGGAGATGATCGACCGCAAGGTCAGCATTAACATCAAGGAAATCAAGAACCCTGATTTGAACGCCCAGCTGATGGCGCTCGACATCGCCTCGCAGTTGAAGCGGCGCACGAGCTTCCGGCGAGCCGTTAAGATGCACGTCGACGCGGGCATGGCGGCCGGCGCGCTGGGTGTGAAGATCATCATCAAGGGTCGGCTCGGCGGCGCGGAAATGTCCCGCGTGGAACAGCAGAAGCGCGGCTCGATTCCGGCCCAGACGCTTCAGGCTCATGTGGATTACGGATTCGCCGAGGCCTATACGACTTACGGCGCGATCGGCGTTCGAGTCTGGATTTACAAAGGTCAGTACGGCGAAGAGGTCGAAGAGACCGAACCGGTCCGCCGGACGGGACGCCGAGCGCGGGCCTGA
- the rplV gene encoding 50S ribosomal protein L22, with amino-acid sequence MADGKWTSRHRYARISPFKARLVTQLIAGRHVNEALELLKFTKKRACAYVDKVLRAAMADADEQEANVRGLFVHEARVDEGPTIKRFKPKDRGRAHPIMKRTSHIVVTVAEGPRK; translated from the coding sequence ATGGCTGACGGGAAGTGGACATCCAGGCATCGCTACGCTCGCATCAGTCCGTTCAAGGCACGGCTGGTCACGCAGTTGATCGCGGGTCGTCATGTGAACGAGGCGCTGGAGCTTCTGAAATTTACCAAGAAGCGGGCCTGCGCGTATGTTGACAAGGTCCTCCGCGCCGCGATGGCGGATGCAGACGAGCAGGAAGCAAACGTTCGCGGGCTCTTCGTTCACGAAGCCCGCGTGGATGAGGGGCCGACGATCAAGCGGTTCAAGCCGAAGGATCGAGGTCGAGCCCATCCGATCATGAAACGCACCAGCCACATCGTCGTGACGGTGGCCGAGGGACCGAGGAAGTAA
- the rpsS gene encoding 30S ribosomal protein S19 — MGRSLKKGPYVDPKLYRKVQRAIDRGSHEMIRTWARRCTIPPEFVGRTFEVHNGKIFNKVFVTEDMVGHKLGEFSLTRIFKGHTAAKKAEG, encoded by the coding sequence ATGGGACGCAGTCTGAAGAAAGGCCCGTATGTCGATCCGAAGCTGTACCGGAAGGTGCAGCGTGCGATTGATCGCGGCTCCCACGAGATGATCAGGACGTGGGCTCGTCGCTGCACGATTCCGCCGGAGTTCGTCGGGCGGACCTTCGAGGTTCACAACGGGAAGATTTTTAACAAGGTGTTTGTGACCGAGGACATGGTCGGTCACAAGTTGGGCGAGTTCAGCCTCACGCGAATCTTCAAGGGCCATACGGCCGCGAAGAAGGCGGAGGGTTGA